The Burkholderia mayonis genome window below encodes:
- a CDS encoding [protein-PII] uridylyltransferase translates to MSASVAAPPPALSRKAEFKAAKAGLLARFKTAANVTPLMHALSRATDDALRHLWQACGLPATLALVAVGGYGRGELSPHSDVDILVLLPDSHASELDERIERFIGMAWDLGLEIGSSVRTVDQCIEEASQDVTVQTSLLEARRIVGSTALFERFTLRYREALDARAFFQAKVLEMRQRHAKFQDTPYSLEPNVKESPGGLRDLQTILWIARAAGFGSSWRELDTRGLITDREARELRRNEGFLKTLRARLHVIAGRRQDILVFDLQTQAAESFGYRPTHAKRASEQLMRRYYWAAKAVTQLATILIQNIEAQLFPATSGVTRVLSPGRFVEKQGMLEIAADDVFERHPDAILEAFLLYEATRGVKGLSARTLRALYNSRDVMNNAWRRDPRNRRTFMQILQQPEGITHAFRLMNQTSVLGRYLLNFRRIVGQMQHDLYHVYTVDQHILMVLRNIRRFAVAEHAHEYPFCSQLIVNFERPWVLYVAALFHDIAKGRGGDHSTLGMADARRFCREHGIAGDDAALVAWLVQHHLTMSQVAQKQDTSDPDVIKRFADLVGSERRLTALYLLTVADIRGTSPKVWNTWKGKLLEDLYRSTLAVLGGAQPDAHSELKTRQEEALALLRLETVAPDAHRALWDQLDVGYFLRHDAADIAWQTRVLYRHVEADTAIVRARPSPVGDALQVLVYVKDRSDLFAGICAYFDRNGLSVLDARVNTTRHGYALDNFIVTQTEHDVQYRDIANLVEQQLAARLAESAPLPEPSKGRLSRLSRTFPITPRVDLRADERGQYYILSVSANDRPGLLYSIARVLAEHRVGVHAARINTLGERVEDVFMLDGTGLSDNRLQIQVETELLRAIAV, encoded by the coding sequence ATGAGCGCCTCCGTCGCCGCGCCGCCTCCCGCGCTGTCGCGCAAAGCCGAATTCAAGGCCGCGAAGGCCGGGTTGCTCGCGCGCTTCAAGACCGCGGCCAACGTCACGCCGCTGATGCATGCGCTGTCGCGCGCGACCGACGACGCGCTGCGCCACCTCTGGCAAGCGTGCGGGCTGCCCGCGACGCTCGCGCTCGTCGCGGTCGGCGGCTACGGGCGCGGCGAGCTGTCGCCGCATTCGGACGTCGACATTCTCGTGCTCCTGCCCGACTCGCACGCGAGCGAGCTCGACGAGCGGATCGAGCGCTTCATCGGGATGGCGTGGGATCTCGGGCTCGAGATCGGCAGCAGCGTGCGCACCGTCGATCAATGCATCGAAGAAGCGTCGCAGGACGTCACCGTGCAGACGTCGCTACTGGAAGCGCGCCGCATCGTCGGCAGCACCGCGCTCTTCGAGCGCTTCACGCTGCGCTATCGCGAGGCGCTCGACGCGCGCGCGTTCTTCCAGGCGAAGGTGCTCGAGATGCGCCAGCGCCACGCGAAGTTCCAGGACACGCCGTACAGCCTCGAGCCGAACGTGAAGGAAAGCCCCGGCGGCCTGCGCGATCTGCAGACGATCCTCTGGATCGCCCGCGCGGCGGGCTTCGGCAGCAGTTGGCGCGAGCTCGACACGCGCGGGCTCATCACCGATCGCGAGGCGCGCGAGCTGCGCCGCAACGAAGGTTTCCTGAAGACGCTGCGCGCCCGGCTGCACGTGATCGCCGGGCGCCGGCAGGACATCCTCGTGTTCGATCTGCAAACGCAGGCGGCCGAGAGCTTCGGCTACCGGCCGACGCACGCGAAGCGCGCGAGCGAGCAGCTGATGCGACGCTATTACTGGGCCGCGAAGGCGGTCACGCAGCTCGCGACGATCCTGATCCAGAACATCGAGGCGCAGCTCTTCCCGGCGACGAGCGGCGTCACGCGCGTGCTGTCGCCCGGGCGCTTCGTCGAGAAGCAGGGGATGCTCGAGATCGCCGCGGACGACGTGTTCGAGCGCCACCCGGACGCGATCCTCGAAGCGTTCCTGCTGTACGAGGCGACGCGTGGCGTGAAGGGCCTGTCCGCACGCACGCTGCGCGCGCTCTACAACTCGCGCGACGTGATGAACAACGCGTGGCGGCGCGATCCGCGCAACCGCCGCACGTTCATGCAGATCCTTCAGCAGCCGGAAGGCATCACGCACGCGTTCCGCCTGATGAACCAGACGAGCGTGCTCGGCCGCTATCTGCTGAACTTCCGGCGAATCGTCGGCCAGATGCAGCACGACCTGTACCACGTGTATACGGTCGATCAGCACATCCTGATGGTGCTGCGCAACATCCGCCGCTTCGCGGTCGCCGAGCATGCGCACGAATATCCGTTCTGCAGTCAGCTGATCGTGAACTTCGAGCGGCCGTGGGTGCTGTACGTCGCCGCCCTCTTCCACGACATCGCGAAAGGCCGCGGCGGCGACCACTCGACGCTCGGGATGGCCGATGCGCGGCGCTTCTGCCGCGAGCATGGGATCGCTGGCGACGACGCGGCGCTCGTCGCGTGGCTCGTCCAGCATCACCTGACGATGAGCCAGGTCGCGCAAAAGCAGGACACGAGCGATCCGGATGTGATCAAGCGCTTCGCCGATCTCGTCGGCAGCGAGCGGCGCCTGACCGCGCTCTACCTGCTGACCGTCGCCGACATCCGCGGCACGAGTCCGAAGGTGTGGAATACGTGGAAAGGCAAGCTGCTCGAGGATCTCTATCGCTCGACGCTCGCGGTGCTGGGCGGCGCGCAGCCCGACGCGCATTCCGAGCTGAAGACGCGGCAGGAAGAGGCGCTCGCGCTGCTGCGCCTCGAAACCGTGGCGCCCGATGCGCACCGCGCGCTGTGGGATCAACTCGACGTCGGCTACTTCCTGCGCCACGACGCGGCCGACATCGCGTGGCAGACCCGCGTGCTGTACCGGCACGTCGAAGCCGACACGGCGATCGTCCGCGCGCGGCCGTCGCCCGTCGGCGACGCGCTGCAGGTGCTCGTCTACGTAAAGGACCGCTCGGACCTGTTCGCGGGAATCTGCGCGTACTTCGACCGCAACGGGCTGTCGGTGCTCGACGCGCGCGTGAACACGACGCGCCACGGCTACGCGCTCGACAACTTCATCGTCACGCAGACCGAGCACGACGTGCAGTACCGAGACATCGCGAACCTCGTCGAGCAGCAGCTCGCCGCGCGCCTCGCCGAATCGGCGCCGCTGCCCGAGCCGTCGAAGGGCCGGCTGTCTCGGCTGTCGCGCACGTTCCCGATCACGCCGCGCGTCGACCTGCGGGCCGACGAGCGCGGCCAATACTACATTCTGTCCGTGTCCGCCAACGACCGGCCGGGTCTTCTTTATTCGATCGCGCGCGTGCTGGCCGAGCACCGGGTCGGCGTCCATGCGGCGCGGATCAATACGCTCGGCGAACGCGTCGAGGACGTCTTCATGCTCGACGGTACCGGTTTGTCCGACAATCGTCTGCAGATCCAAGTCGAAACCGAGTTGCTGCGCGCGATCGCAGTGTGA
- the map gene encoding type I methionyl aminopeptidase, protein MAITLKNEHDIAQMRIACRLASEVLDYITPLVVAGVTTGELDRLCHEYMVNVQGTVPAPLNYQPPGYPPFPKAVCTSVNDVICHGIPGDKTLKNGDALNIDVTVIKNGYFGDTSRMFIIGEGSILAKRLVQTTYECMWLGIDQVKPGAHLGDIGHAIQKHAEAQGYSVVREYCGHGIGTVFHEDPQVVHYGRPGTGIELKPGMIFTIEPMINAGKRDIRTMPDQWTVKTRDRSLSAQWEHTILVTDTGYDVLTVSAGTPARPTFAAPAAAV, encoded by the coding sequence ATGGCCATTACGCTCAAAAACGAACACGACATCGCACAGATGCGCATCGCCTGCCGTCTCGCGAGCGAAGTGCTCGACTACATCACGCCGCTCGTCGTCGCGGGCGTGACGACGGGCGAGCTCGATCGCCTCTGCCACGAGTACATGGTGAACGTGCAAGGCACGGTCCCCGCGCCGCTCAACTACCAGCCGCCCGGCTACCCGCCGTTCCCGAAGGCGGTCTGCACGTCGGTCAACGACGTGATCTGCCATGGCATCCCGGGCGACAAGACGCTCAAGAACGGCGACGCGCTCAACATCGACGTCACCGTCATCAAGAACGGCTATTTCGGCGACACGAGCCGGATGTTCATCATCGGCGAAGGCTCGATCCTCGCGAAGCGCCTCGTGCAGACCACCTACGAATGCATGTGGCTCGGCATCGATCAGGTGAAGCCCGGCGCGCATCTCGGCGACATCGGCCACGCGATCCAGAAGCACGCGGAGGCGCAGGGCTACAGCGTCGTGCGCGAATACTGCGGCCACGGGATCGGCACGGTGTTCCACGAGGATCCGCAGGTCGTCCACTACGGGCGGCCGGGCACCGGCATCGAACTGAAGCCCGGCATGATCTTCACGATCGAGCCGATGATCAACGCCGGCAAGCGCGACATCCGCACGATGCCCGACCAGTGGACCGTCAAGACCCGCGACCGCAGCCTGTCCGCGCAGTGGGAGCATACGATCCTCGTGACGGACACGGGCTACGACGTGCTGACGGTGTCGGCCGGCACGCCCGCGCGGCCGACGTTCGCTGCGCCGGCCGCCGCGGTCTGA